From Cellulomonas chengniuliangii, the proteins below share one genomic window:
- a CDS encoding type VII secretion target → MSADAMVVDTEVLRRHAARVQQVASDLATAKAAAATTSLHSGAFGLLCSFLPPIVQGVDDAARQAISAVHEASDAAVGELGSMARSIDAVDERVQEALRGLLAALDR, encoded by the coding sequence GTGAGCGCGGACGCGATGGTCGTGGACACCGAGGTGCTGCGGCGCCACGCGGCCCGGGTCCAGCAGGTTGCCTCCGACCTCGCGACCGCGAAGGCCGCCGCCGCGACGACGAGCCTCCACAGCGGGGCGTTCGGGTTGCTGTGCTCGTTCCTGCCGCCGATCGTGCAGGGTGTGGACGACGCCGCACGGCAGGCGATCTCGGCGGTCCACGAGGCGTCCGACGCCGCCGTCGGCGAGCTGGGGTCCATGGCGCGATCCATCGACGCGGTCGACGAGCGGGTGCAAGAAGCTCTCCGTGGTCTCCTCGCGGCGCTCGACCGGTGA
- a CDS encoding YbaB/EbfC family nucleoid-associated protein, whose amino-acid sequence MTAFYDDPDAAIAKVQRDIADAQERARRAGEVKASIDRVRGRMRSSRGEVEAEVDATGRLTDLVLADAATALRPDDLAALIRETVDAAARDAGRRAVAVTDDAYGEGSAISGQLRAELDAREVSR is encoded by the coding sequence GTGACGGCCTTCTACGACGACCCCGACGCAGCCATCGCCAAGGTGCAGCGCGACATCGCCGACGCGCAGGAACGGGCCCGGCGGGCCGGAGAGGTCAAGGCGTCGATCGACCGCGTCCGCGGCCGCATGCGCAGCAGCCGCGGCGAGGTCGAGGCCGAGGTCGATGCGACGGGCAGGCTGACCGACCTGGTGCTCGCCGACGCGGCGACGGCGCTGCGGCCGGACGACCTCGCCGCGCTGATCCGCGAGACGGTCGACGCCGCCGCTCGGGACGCGGGACGGCGCGCCGTGGCCGTGACCGACGACGCGTACGGCGAGGGGTCGGCCATCAGCGGCCAGCTGCGCGCCGAGCTCGACGCGCGCGAGGTATCCCGGTGA
- a CDS encoding lytic polysaccharide monooxygenase auxiliary activity family 9 protein, translated as MSIRAHLRKVAVALPLAIVAAALTTSLVATTASAHGSVTDPPTRNYGCLDRWGDRHQAPEMQQQDPMCWGAFQANPSAMWNWNGLYRENVGGRHEQAIPDGQLCSGGRTEGGRYNYLDTPGNWTATSVPNNFTLTLTDGAQHGADYLKVYVSKPGFDPTTQSLGWGDLTLLKETGRYAPAGQYQTDVSIPGRSGRAVLYTIWQASHLDQSYYLCSDIVIGDGPIPTPTVTPTVTPTPTVTPTVTPTPTPTVTPTIPPVGACAATVTVGNSWNGGYQAQVTVTAGSSAINGWKVTVNGATITQAWNGTLSGGNVISNASWNGSLAAGGSTTAGFLGTGSTNLTATCALA; from the coding sequence ATGTCCATCCGCGCGCATCTGCGCAAGGTCGCCGTCGCACTACCCCTCGCCATCGTCGCCGCCGCGCTCACCACCTCGCTCGTGGCCACCACCGCGTCCGCCCACGGGTCGGTCACCGACCCGCCCACACGCAACTACGGGTGTCTGGACCGCTGGGGCGACCGGCACCAGGCGCCCGAGATGCAGCAGCAGGACCCGATGTGCTGGGGCGCCTTCCAGGCGAACCCCAGCGCCATGTGGAACTGGAACGGCCTCTACCGCGAGAACGTGGGCGGGCGCCACGAGCAGGCCATCCCCGACGGGCAGCTCTGCAGCGGCGGCCGCACCGAGGGCGGCCGCTACAACTACCTCGACACCCCGGGCAACTGGACCGCCACGTCCGTGCCCAACAACTTCACGCTGACTCTGACCGACGGGGCGCAGCACGGCGCCGACTACCTCAAGGTCTACGTGTCCAAGCCGGGCTTCGACCCCACCACCCAGAGCCTGGGGTGGGGTGACCTGACCCTGCTGAAGGAGACCGGTCGCTACGCCCCGGCAGGGCAGTACCAGACCGACGTGAGCATCCCGGGCCGGAGCGGCCGCGCGGTGCTCTACACGATCTGGCAGGCCAGCCACCTCGACCAGTCGTACTACCTGTGCAGCGACATCGTCATCGGCGACGGGCCGATCCCGACGCCCACGGTCACCCCGACCGTGACGCCCACGCCGACGGTGACCCCGACCGTCACCCCGACACCGACGCCCACGGTGACCCCGACCATCCCGCCCGTCGGCGCCTGCGCGGCGACAGTAACCGTCGGCAACAGCTGGAACGGCGGCTACCAGGCGCAGGTGACGGTCACGGCCGGCTCCAGTGCGATCAACGGCTGGAAGGTCACCGTCAACGGGGCGACCATCACCCAGGCGTGGAACGGCACCCTGTCTGGCGGCAACGTGATCAGCAACGCCTCGTGGAACGGCAGCCTGGCGGCTGGCGGGTCCACGACCGCCGGATTCCTCGGCACCGGGTCGACCAACCTGACGGCCACCTGCGCGCTCGCCTAG
- a CDS encoding FAD-binding oxidoreductase, translating to MSETRSSVNAPALDQAAIALLRGAHRGPVVAAEDEEWEASRRPWHSGVDQQPALVAHVADAADVEAVVRWAQQHGLAVAAQPRGHGATAHLDGTVLVRTAALDEIAVDAARRTARVGAGVSWQAMFDALDGTGLVALSGSNPSVTVVGLMLGGGLSWFGRAFGTPASSLLAVDLVDATGTSHTVTAESDPDLFWALRGGGGDFGVVTAVEIALHPAPELYGGRLAFAGEQAPEVLRAWAEVTRTAPDELATWAMLMHLPDLPQIPEEVRGRSFMSVDVMFVGLPDEAEALLAPLRAVGPTIRETVRALRASEIGGIAEEPVEPGPPMRAVSHPFDVLDDDVLEHVLATAGVGSGTPLVGVQMRHLGGAQTAADPSTGPGAQIRPGYVLAAMAPAFSPEAAAVVDEALRGLVSAVPRSEHGLGITFLQADQPIEDAYGAEAVGRLREVKQAVDPDGLFRSNHPVHPVHPVRPAPAT from the coding sequence ATGTCCGAGACCCGCTCGTCCGTGAACGCCCCAGCGCTCGACCAGGCGGCGATCGCTCTGCTCCGAGGCGCGCACCGCGGGCCGGTGGTCGCCGCCGAGGACGAGGAGTGGGAGGCATCCCGACGCCCGTGGCATTCCGGCGTCGACCAGCAGCCCGCGCTCGTGGCGCACGTCGCCGACGCCGCCGATGTCGAGGCGGTGGTGCGCTGGGCCCAGCAGCACGGGCTGGCTGTGGCCGCCCAGCCACGCGGCCATGGCGCCACCGCGCACCTCGACGGCACGGTGCTGGTGCGGACGGCGGCCCTCGACGAGATCGCCGTCGACGCAGCCCGCCGGACGGCGCGGGTTGGCGCGGGCGTCTCCTGGCAGGCCATGTTCGACGCGTTGGACGGCACAGGGCTGGTCGCTCTGTCCGGCTCCAATCCGAGCGTCACCGTCGTGGGCCTGATGCTCGGCGGTGGGCTGTCCTGGTTCGGCCGGGCCTTCGGCACCCCCGCCAGCTCACTGCTCGCCGTCGACCTGGTCGACGCCACGGGGACGTCGCACACCGTCACCGCCGAGTCCGACCCCGACCTCTTCTGGGCGCTGCGCGGAGGCGGGGGCGACTTCGGGGTGGTGACGGCCGTCGAGATCGCGCTCCACCCCGCGCCCGAGCTCTACGGCGGACGCCTCGCCTTCGCGGGCGAGCAGGCTCCCGAGGTCCTGCGCGCGTGGGCCGAGGTCACCCGCACCGCGCCCGACGAGCTCGCCACCTGGGCGATGCTCATGCACCTTCCCGACCTGCCGCAGATCCCCGAGGAGGTGCGCGGCCGCTCGTTCATGAGCGTCGACGTCATGTTCGTCGGCCTCCCCGACGAGGCGGAGGCGCTGCTCGCCCCGCTGCGGGCCGTGGGCCCGACCATCCGCGAGACCGTGCGGGCGCTGCGCGCGAGCGAGATCGGCGGCATCGCCGAGGAGCCCGTCGAGCCTGGGCCGCCGATGCGCGCGGTGTCCCACCCGTTCGACGTGCTCGACGACGACGTCCTCGAGCACGTGCTCGCCACCGCTGGCGTCGGCAGCGGGACACCGCTGGTGGGTGTGCAGATGCGGCACCTGGGCGGCGCGCAGACCGCCGCGGACCCGAGCACCGGGCCGGGAGCGCAGATCCGGCCCGGCTACGTGCTCGCGGCGATGGCGCCGGCGTTCAGTCCTGAGGCGGCGGCGGTGGTGGACGAGGCCCTGCGCGGCCTGGTCTCCGCGGTGCCGCGCTCGGAGCACGGGCTGGGGATCACCTTCTTGCAGGCCGATCAGCCGATCGAGGACGCCTACGGCGCCGAGGCGGTGGGCCGGCTGCGCGAGGTCAAGCAGGCCGTCGATCCGGACGGGTTGTTCCGGTCGAACCACCCCGTCCACCCCGTCCACCCGGTGCGGCCCGCCCCGGCCACCTGA
- a CDS encoding PP2C family protein-serine/threonine phosphatase: protein MTDSPLVDISSLLTAAEDVSPAEAMSAAADTLRRTLGVESASFLIADAAGNTLVDHADPDIRFSLDGTDPGRAWREQRMVQDARGRAYAPVTVRGDALGVLAVQMPHGSGADAAELALDAASAEQLAAVAHALGYVVVANQRHTDTYETAMRSADFTLAREIQRRLLPLGFVCEGGSFTLAGWLEPSASAAGDTFDYVASADRLIATLTDAVGHDLNAALLATLTVNALRNARRQGATLVEQAHAANTALIGYGGNAGSGVGDYVTGILLEIDLRPSADPDDGDGSVVVRIINAGHPGALLLHDGHVTNVAPTNNPMLGLRAHEYQPQEITMHPGDRLLLMTDGMLERSAAAFDLPGALRDTADQHPRNVAQDISRTFLETVGAEVQDDAALLLIEWHGGTTRRRTNHGSDTTHGSADAR, encoded by the coding sequence GTGACGGATTCCCCTCTGGTCGACATCTCCTCCCTGCTCACAGCCGCAGAGGACGTGTCCCCCGCCGAGGCGATGTCCGCTGCCGCGGACACGCTGCGCCGGACCTTGGGCGTCGAGTCCGCCTCGTTCCTGATCGCCGACGCCGCGGGCAACACGCTCGTCGACCACGCTGACCCCGACATCCGCTTCTCGCTCGACGGCACCGACCCGGGACGCGCCTGGCGCGAGCAGCGGATGGTGCAGGACGCGCGCGGACGCGCCTACGCGCCTGTCACCGTGCGGGGCGACGCCCTGGGCGTCCTCGCGGTGCAGATGCCGCACGGCTCTGGCGCAGACGCCGCCGAACTGGCGCTCGATGCGGCGTCGGCCGAGCAGCTCGCGGCGGTGGCGCACGCCCTGGGCTACGTCGTGGTCGCCAACCAGCGCCACACCGACACCTACGAGACGGCCATGCGGTCAGCCGACTTCACCCTCGCCCGGGAGATCCAGCGCCGGCTGCTGCCGCTCGGTTTCGTGTGCGAGGGAGGCTCCTTCACGCTCGCCGGCTGGCTCGAGCCCTCCGCCAGTGCCGCCGGTGACACCTTCGACTACGTCGCGTCCGCCGACCGGCTCATCGCCACCCTCACCGACGCCGTCGGCCACGACCTCAACGCCGCCCTCCTCGCGACGCTCACGGTGAACGCGCTGCGCAACGCCCGTCGGCAGGGGGCCACCCTGGTCGAGCAGGCCCACGCCGCCAACACGGCGCTCATCGGCTACGGCGGCAACGCCGGCAGCGGTGTCGGCGACTACGTCACGGGAATCCTCCTGGAGATCGACCTCCGGCCCTCCGCCGACCCGGACGACGGCGACGGCAGCGTGGTGGTCCGGATCATCAACGCGGGGCACCCTGGCGCCCTCCTGCTCCACGACGGGCACGTCACCAACGTCGCGCCGACCAACAACCCGATGCTCGGTCTGCGGGCGCACGAGTACCAGCCCCAGGAGATCACGATGCACCCGGGCGACCGCCTCCTGCTGATGACCGACGGCATGCTGGAGCGCAGCGCCGCCGCCTTCGACCTGCCCGGGGCGCTCCGCGACACCGCCGACCAGCATCCCCGGAACGTCGCGCAGGACATCTCACGCACGTTCCTCGAGACCGTGGGCGCCGAGGTCCAGGACGACGCCGCCCTGCTGCTGATCGAGTGGCACGGCGGCACCACGCGCCGCCGGACCAACCACGGGTCAGACACCACGCACGGGTCAGCCGACGCGCGGTAG
- a CDS encoding glycoside hydrolase family 3 N-terminal domain-containing protein → MTLPYLDSTLPVPERVADLLGRMTLPEKVGQMLQLNAQDGVQRLVQDLHVGSILHTSPENVLEAAALTEKTRLRIPLLVAEDCIHGHSFWEGATIFPTQLGMAATWNPGLVEQVARTTAVEVAATGIHWTFSPVLCITRDLRWGRVSETFGEDPFLIGEMASAMVRGYQGDGLDDPTAILACAKHFAGYSETQGGRDASEADISRRKLRSWFLPPFERVAREGCRTFMLGYQSTDGVPITVNQWLLNDVLRGEWGYTGTLVTDWDNVGRMVWEQNLFPDYVQASAAALRSGNDMVMTTPQFFEGAQEAVARGLVTEADVDAAVSRILTLKFELGLFENPRLPDSARQAEVIGIAEHAALNLEVARRAVVLLSNDGTLPLAGGLTADAGGRAVGDGTPRTVAVVGPNADDPQTQLGDWAGASGQVDWMVGGMPRHMTQTVLDGFRDHVPSDWTVTHARGADILTVGPDPEGQFFPDGQPRPEVVIPAEPDAAMIAEAVAAAQAADYVVAVVGDRIELIGECRSTATLELIGGQVALLDALAETGTPMIVVLVSSKPLVLPPSAMGAAAIVYAANPGMRGGRAVAELALGLIEPSGRLPISFARHVGQQPTYYNQVRGQHGARYADLTQSPAFAFGEGLAYTTVEYEDLRVLTPEVGLADTVRAQVTVRNTGSRPAVETVQVYLSDTVTSVTWADKELKAYRQVEVPAGESRTVDLELPVADCTLVDADGRRLVEPGAFELLVGPCSRDEALLRAGFTVTAD, encoded by the coding sequence GTGACCCTGCCCTACCTCGACAGCACCCTGCCCGTCCCCGAGCGGGTCGCGGACCTCCTGGGCCGAATGACCCTGCCCGAGAAGGTCGGGCAGATGCTGCAGCTCAACGCCCAGGACGGCGTCCAGCGCCTGGTCCAGGACCTGCACGTCGGCTCCATCCTGCACACCTCGCCCGAGAACGTGCTCGAGGCGGCCGCCCTCACCGAGAAGACGCGCCTGCGCATCCCGCTGCTCGTCGCCGAGGACTGCATCCACGGCCACTCCTTCTGGGAGGGCGCCACGATCTTCCCCACCCAGCTCGGCATGGCCGCCACCTGGAACCCCGGGCTCGTCGAGCAGGTCGCCCGCACCACCGCCGTCGAGGTCGCCGCCACCGGCATCCACTGGACGTTCTCCCCGGTGCTCTGCATCACGCGCGACCTGCGCTGGGGCCGGGTGAGCGAGACGTTCGGCGAGGACCCGTTCCTGATCGGCGAGATGGCCTCCGCGATGGTGCGCGGCTACCAGGGCGACGGGCTGGACGACCCCACCGCGATCCTCGCGTGCGCCAAGCACTTCGCCGGCTACTCCGAGACGCAGGGCGGCCGCGACGCCAGCGAGGCCGACATCTCGCGCCGCAAGCTGCGCTCGTGGTTCCTGCCGCCGTTCGAGCGGGTCGCCCGCGAGGGCTGCCGCACGTTCATGCTCGGGTACCAGTCCACCGACGGCGTGCCGATCACCGTCAACCAGTGGCTGCTCAACGACGTGCTGCGCGGCGAGTGGGGCTACACCGGCACCCTCGTCACCGACTGGGACAACGTGGGCCGCATGGTCTGGGAGCAGAACCTGTTCCCCGACTACGTGCAGGCCTCCGCCGCGGCGCTGCGCTCCGGCAACGACATGGTCATGACCACCCCGCAGTTCTTCGAGGGCGCCCAGGAGGCCGTCGCGCGGGGCCTGGTCACCGAGGCCGATGTCGACGCCGCCGTCAGCCGCATCCTCACGCTGAAGTTCGAGCTCGGGCTCTTCGAGAACCCGCGCCTGCCCGACTCCGCCCGCCAGGCGGAGGTCATCGGCATCGCCGAGCACGCCGCCCTCAACCTCGAGGTCGCCCGACGCGCCGTGGTGCTGCTGTCCAACGACGGCACGCTGCCGCTCGCCGGCGGCCTCACCGCCGACGCCGGCGGGCGCGCCGTGGGCGACGGGACGCCGCGCACCGTCGCGGTGGTCGGCCCGAACGCCGACGACCCGCAGACGCAGCTCGGCGACTGGGCCGGCGCGTCCGGGCAGGTCGACTGGATGGTCGGCGGGATGCCGCGCCACATGACGCAGACCGTGCTCGACGGCTTCCGCGACCACGTGCCGTCCGACTGGACCGTCACGCACGCCCGCGGCGCGGACATCCTGACCGTCGGCCCCGACCCCGAGGGCCAGTTCTTCCCCGACGGCCAGCCCCGGCCCGAGGTGGTCATCCCCGCCGAGCCCGACGCGGCGATGATCGCCGAGGCCGTCGCCGCAGCGCAGGCCGCCGATTACGTGGTCGCCGTGGTGGGAGACCGCATCGAGCTGATCGGCGAGTGCCGGTCCACGGCGACCCTCGAGCTCATCGGCGGGCAGGTGGCCCTGCTCGACGCGCTCGCGGAGACCGGGACGCCGATGATCGTGGTGCTCGTCAGCTCCAAGCCGCTGGTGCTGCCGCCCTCGGCCATGGGCGCCGCGGCGATCGTCTACGCCGCCAACCCTGGCATGCGGGGCGGCCGCGCCGTCGCCGAGCTCGCCCTCGGCCTCATCGAGCCGTCCGGGCGGCTGCCCATCTCGTTCGCGCGGCACGTCGGCCAGCAGCCCACGTACTACAACCAGGTCCGCGGCCAGCACGGCGCCCGTTACGCCGACCTCACGCAGAGCCCCGCGTTCGCGTTCGGCGAGGGGCTCGCCTACACGACCGTCGAGTACGAGGACCTGCGCGTGCTGACCCCCGAGGTCGGCCTCGCGGACACGGTCCGGGCCCAGGTCACCGTGCGCAACACCGGATCGCGGCCCGCGGTGGAGACCGTGCAGGTCTATCTCAGTGACACCGTCACGTCGGTCACCTGGGCCGACAAGGAGCTCAAGGCGTACCGCCAGGTCGAGGTGCCAGCAGGGGAGAGCCGCACCGTGGACCTCGAGCTGCCAGTGGCCGACTGCACGCTGGTCGACGCCGACGGGCGCCGCCTCGTGGAGCCGGGCGCCTTCGAGTTGCTCGTCGGGCCGTGCTCACGCGATGAGGCACTGCTGCGCGCGGGCTTCACGGTCACGGCCGACTGA
- a CDS encoding LLM class flavin-dependent oxidoreductase, with amino-acid sequence MTDYGHDLTFGSFLTPTAAAPEQTVALAQESERAGLDLVTFQDHPYQPGFLDTWTLLSYVAARTERVHLSANVLNLPLRQPAVLARSAASLDLLSGGRVELGLGAGAFWDAIEAMGAQRLTPGQAVDALSEAIDVIRGIWDADERAPLRAGGEHHHVRGAKRGPAPAHPIDIWLGAYKPRMLRLTGAKADGWLPSLGYMKSLSALTDGNTIIDEAAAAAGREPSAIRRLLNIGGQFGAAGSGMLSGPPEEWVDQLAVMTLEHGMSTYILSSDDPRDLAVFGQEVAPALRELVAAERATARDGGPDRPSVRLTAPGRGGAMRRPSPAHPDDELSAAVDYGAIPSRLQGKAFTPRDAGYDDVRSSYMRVGHPALVIMAEDADDVSAAVLFAREQDVPLSVRSGGHGIGGLSTNDGGIVIDVSRLDDYEVLDPAARRFRVGPGATWGHVAERLAERGWAMTSGNFGDTGVGGLATAGGLGYLARKHGMTVDHVTAAELVLADGSQVRADATTDPDLLWAVRGAGSHVGIVTALELEALPLPHGNVVFAQLVFDATDTAAVIERWADLLAASPRDLTSFLNVSAGRGAQPPVAHALLVWAGDDVDAAAAALEPLLDIGPVLQQQAQLVPYAALIAPHDGRHVGQQRIKMRNGYLRRMTAEDAAAIAALLDHSVIGQLELRSVGAAVNDVAREATAFAHRDAEVLVAAWGMPDREDDLRIAWATVEPRLHGVYAAYTSDARPEVAASAYPGAALDRILEIKRRVDPQGVFHGLVALPDGDAVTA; translated from the coding sequence ATGACCGACTACGGGCACGACCTGACCTTCGGCTCGTTCCTCACGCCGACCGCCGCCGCACCCGAGCAGACGGTGGCGCTCGCGCAGGAGTCCGAGCGCGCAGGACTCGACCTCGTGACGTTCCAGGACCACCCGTACCAGCCCGGCTTCCTCGACACCTGGACGCTGCTCAGCTACGTCGCCGCCCGCACCGAGCGGGTCCACCTCTCCGCGAACGTGCTGAACCTGCCGCTGCGCCAGCCCGCCGTGCTCGCCCGGTCCGCCGCCAGCCTCGACCTGCTCAGCGGCGGCCGGGTCGAGCTCGGCCTGGGCGCAGGCGCGTTCTGGGACGCCATCGAGGCCATGGGCGCCCAGCGGCTGACCCCCGGGCAGGCGGTCGACGCCCTGAGCGAGGCCATCGACGTGATCCGCGGGATCTGGGACGCGGACGAGCGGGCGCCCCTGCGCGCCGGCGGCGAGCACCACCACGTCCGCGGCGCGAAGCGCGGCCCGGCGCCCGCCCACCCGATCGACATCTGGCTCGGCGCCTACAAGCCCCGCATGCTGCGGCTGACGGGGGCCAAGGCCGACGGGTGGCTGCCGTCCCTCGGGTACATGAAGTCGCTCAGCGCCCTGACCGACGGCAACACGATCATCGACGAGGCGGCCGCCGCGGCCGGTCGCGAGCCGTCCGCCATCCGCCGCCTGCTCAACATCGGCGGCCAGTTCGGCGCCGCGGGCAGCGGGATGTTGTCCGGGCCGCCCGAGGAGTGGGTCGATCAGCTCGCCGTGATGACCCTCGAGCACGGGATGTCGACCTACATCCTCAGCAGCGACGACCCCCGCGACCTGGCCGTCTTCGGGCAGGAGGTCGCCCCGGCGCTGCGCGAGCTCGTGGCCGCCGAGCGCGCCACGGCCCGCGACGGCGGCCCCGACCGCCCTTCCGTCCGGCTCACCGCCCCCGGGCGTGGCGGGGCCATGCGCCGGCCCAGCCCCGCGCACCCCGACGACGAGCTCAGCGCAGCGGTCGACTACGGCGCCATCCCCTCCCGCCTGCAAGGCAAGGCGTTCACCCCGCGCGACGCCGGCTACGACGACGTGCGGTCCTCCTACATGCGGGTGGGCCACCCGGCGCTGGTGATCATGGCCGAGGACGCGGACGACGTCTCCGCCGCCGTCCTGTTCGCCCGCGAGCAGGACGTGCCGCTGTCGGTCCGTTCCGGCGGCCACGGGATCGGCGGCCTGTCCACGAACGACGGCGGCATCGTCATCGACGTGTCCCGCCTCGACGACTACGAGGTGCTGGACCCCGCGGCCCGACGGTTCCGCGTCGGGCCCGGCGCCACCTGGGGCCACGTCGCGGAGCGGCTCGCCGAACGCGGCTGGGCCATGACGTCGGGCAACTTCGGCGACACCGGCGTCGGCGGCCTCGCCACCGCTGGCGGCCTCGGCTACCTGGCCCGCAAGCACGGGATGACGGTGGACCACGTCACCGCCGCCGAGCTAGTGCTCGCGGACGGCAGCCAGGTCCGCGCGGACGCCACCACCGACCCCGACCTGCTGTGGGCGGTGCGCGGCGCCGGGTCGCACGTCGGCATCGTGACCGCGCTCGAGCTGGAGGCCCTCCCCCTGCCCCATGGCAACGTCGTCTTCGCCCAGCTCGTCTTCGACGCCACGGACACCGCGGCGGTGATCGAGCGCTGGGCCGACCTGCTCGCCGCCTCGCCGCGCGACCTCACCAGCTTCCTCAACGTCTCCGCCGGCCGCGGCGCCCAGCCGCCCGTCGCGCACGCCCTGCTGGTCTGGGCCGGGGACGACGTGGACGCGGCGGCGGCCGCGCTCGAGCCGCTGCTCGACATCGGGCCGGTGCTCCAGCAGCAGGCCCAGCTGGTCCCCTACGCGGCGCTCATCGCCCCGCACGACGGCCGGCACGTGGGCCAGCAGCGCATCAAGATGCGCAACGGCTACCTCCGCCGCATGACGGCTGAGGATGCGGCGGCCATCGCTGCCCTGCTGGACCACTCCGTGATCGGCCAGCTCGAGCTGCGGTCCGTCGGCGCGGCCGTCAACGACGTCGCCCGCGAGGCCACGGCATTCGCCCACCGCGACGCCGAGGTGCTGGTCGCCGCCTGGGGCATGCCCGACAGGGAGGACGACCTCCGGATCGCCTGGGCCACCGTCGAGCCGCGGCTCCACGGTGTCTACGCGGCGTACACCTCGGACGCCCGCCCGGAGGTGGCAGCGAGCGCCTACCCGGGCGCCGCGCTCGACCGGATCCTGGAGATCAAGCGCCGTGTCGACCCCCAGGGCGTGTTCCACGGCCTCGTCGCCCTGCCGGACGGTGACGCCGTCACAGCGTGA
- a CDS encoding SDR family NAD(P)-dependent oxidoreductase produces MTGRRVLVTGASRGIGAATARRFAAAGDRVAVHYGRSGEAAEQTLASLEGTGHVLAQADLADPAAVQAMVGAVAGQLGGIDVLVNNAGAFLPHPITDSTYEEWQQAWAQTLGVNLVGAANVTWCAVRHMPDGGRIVNVSSRGAFRGEPGQPAYGASKAGLIAFAQSLARALGPRQIAVTTVAPGWVATDMAATRLAGPEGDRRRAESPLGQVATPEEVAAAILYLASPEATMASGTVLDLNGASLLRM; encoded by the coding sequence ATGACAGGACGACGAGTGCTGGTGACAGGGGCCTCGCGGGGCATCGGAGCCGCGACAGCACGACGGTTCGCGGCGGCGGGGGACCGGGTGGCCGTGCACTACGGGCGATCAGGTGAGGCCGCCGAGCAGACGCTGGCCTCACTGGAGGGCACAGGGCACGTGCTCGCCCAGGCCGACCTCGCGGACCCGGCGGCCGTGCAGGCGATGGTCGGGGCCGTCGCCGGGCAGCTCGGCGGGATCGACGTCCTGGTCAACAACGCCGGCGCCTTCCTGCCGCACCCCATCACCGACTCGACGTACGAGGAATGGCAGCAGGCCTGGGCCCAGACCTTGGGCGTCAACCTGGTGGGCGCCGCGAACGTGACCTGGTGCGCGGTGCGGCACATGCCCGACGGCGGCCGGATCGTGAACGTGTCCTCCCGCGGCGCCTTCCGCGGTGAGCCGGGGCAGCCGGCGTACGGCGCGAGCAAGGCCGGGCTGATCGCGTTCGCGCAGTCGCTCGCCCGCGCGCTCGGGCCCCGGCAGATCGCTGTGACGACGGTCGCCCCCGGCTGGGTCGCCACCGACATGGCAGCCACCCGGCTGGCCGGGCCCGAGGGGGACCGGCGTCGGGCGGAAAGCCCGCTGGGCCAGGTCGCCACCCCGGAGGAGGTCGCCGCCGCGATCCTCTACCTCGCGTCCCCCGAGGCCACGATGGCCAGCGGGACCGTGCTGGACCTGAACGGCGCCTCGCTGCTGCGCATGTGA